Genomic segment of Photobacterium profundum SS9:
GCGAACATAATCAACCCAAGCTGACCATTCAGAAATCAATGAGCGATGCTTCAAGTTAATATCATGGCGAAATTCAAATTCACGACCGTCTTTCAAAATAACCTTCACTTTTGTTTTGTCATATCATTGTTCTTCATTGCTAATGATGGCCTGTTGATTTGCCATTTCTTCATATTTCTCAATTGAGATTGTTTTCTTAATCCCGTAATCTGAATCAGTTCTTAATGCCTTGTTAAATACCCCGCATTCAGACCATTCAACAAACACTGATTTAATTGATTTGTCTTCGTCTTCTTCTTTTTTTGGCAGATTAACAACGTTGTAACTTTTTACAATCTCAAGCTTCATTACTGATGGAACGATTTTCTTATTGTGGTTAAGAGGTGATATATATTTAAGAACCTTAACCGCCTTTTTAATTTGCTTGTAAGTGAATCGTGGCTTTACTGATTTAAAAGTAACTGTAACGCGAGGGCAAAAGTAATATTCACCTGAGAACTCAACATATTCTAATTCGCCGTTTTCGTCTCGCTTTTCCCAAACTTGAACTTCAGAATAGTTCTCAATAAAAAACTCGTTAAATTCTTCACGGCTAATTTCAGTCTCGCCGTTTGAGTTCATGCAATCTGTTTGAGTTCATGCAATCTGTTTGAGTTCATGCAATCTGTTTGATCCGTTGAATGAGTTTCTAAAGTGAATGCTGTTGCTTCTTCAATAAGGTTTGCAATTTTCTTTGCTGCGTTTTTGCGAATGCGGATAATTGACATAATTTGAATCCTCATAGTTTATATAATGTTTAACAGGTTGCCCCCTGTCTATGATCGTTATTATATGCAAGCAATGCTTACACTGCAAGCATTATTTGCATATATTTTATTTTACTTACAAAACCAGTCTCGAATATCAGCAACAGGAGCAAGCCCGCCAGGGCAACCGCATGAGTGCCTAGTTTTTCGCCATCTCGCTAAAACCTGCGCTCAACACTGCCTCTAACATTGAAGTATTCATCATGCAGCATTTCTGCTTTCCGACGATACTGAGTTTAGTTGGCTCTGCTCGAAGCATATTCAGACTCATATGACGCAGACAGGCTAGGTTTTCTGCACCATGATCTTTGTATATTTGGCACGCATCTTCATTCATACTCACATCGAGCACCCAATGCATGGATTCAATACCCCAGTGCTCTCTAACCGCGCTCGCGGCTTGCTCTGCGGTAAGTTCTTTCGAGCTGATGTAGTAGCGGTATTCTAGATCGGCGATTTTCAAGCTACTTGTCGCCTGTTAGTTAAATATTATGCCGCCTCGACCTCTTTGCTATTAGCTTTCCCTTTTTCAGGATTCAGGTATACAGAGCCTACTGGTTCTAAATTTTTAATATTGCCACGCCATCGCTCTGGATGTCGTGCTTTCGCAGCATGATATAACCGAGTTCGTTGCGCTAAAATTTCGATATCTCTCCCTGTATGACGCTGTGCTGGCGTAACAAATTTAATCCCGCTATGTCGGTGTTCATTGTTATACCAACAAACAAAATCATCTACCCAACGACGTGATGTGGCTATATTCTCAAAGGCTTTTTCAGGGTACTCAGGACGGTATTTTAACGTTCTAAACAGTGACTCTGAATACGGATTATCATTACTTACAGACGGCCTGCTCAGCGATGGCATAACACCTAACTCTTGCAGTGTGGCTAACATTGTCGCTCCCTTCATCGGACTACCGTTATCCGAATGTAGTACCACCTGGCCTCGTTTAATGTCCTCACGTTTACAAATGTCAGTCATCAAATCTGCTGCTAAGGCACTCGACTCATTATCATGTACCTGCCAGCCAACAACTTTTCTACTGAAAACGTCCATAACCATATAAAGTAAAGGTAGAAAAATAATCCCTTCACTGTTGTCGGCAAATAGGTAATATCCCATGTGTAGACTTGGTTTGGGCCCGTTGCAACCAATGCTTTTGGTTTTTTTACTTTCTGGCACGGTTTGCTCCGTTGTCTATGATTTAGTAGCTTATGTGCTTTTAAAATCCGATAAAATGTTGACTCAGAACCCAGATAAATCCCTTTATCTGCCAGTATCGGCACTATCTGATTCGGGGGTAAATTTGCATATGTAGCTTCATTGGCAACATTAATAATACGTTGCCTCTCCAAGTCTGTTAGCTTGTTTTTGGGTGCCCTTTGAGCATTTAGCCGTTTGTCATGAGTGTTATCGTTATATTTCCAGCGCTGTATGGTTTTTGAATTCAGGCCAATAATTTTACAGGCTTGAGACTGCCGAGCTCCTGTTGCCTGAGCCTCGTTGATCAAGCTAAGGATTTCTTCACGTTCGCTGTTTGTTATTAGCTGTCCTCGTCGGCTCCCCAGATGGCGTTTACTTTTTTTTGGAGAACTAACAATGCGGCCGTTTCAGCCAGCGCTTTATCCTTGCGGTTTAACTCTTTTTTAAGTGCTTTATTCTCTATTTTCAGCTCTTTCACTTCACCCGATCTTGGTGTTACTGAAGATGATTTTTTGCCATTAACAAAATCCGTCTTCCATTGCTGAATATGATGAGGATAAATGCCGCTTTCACGACACAATTCATTGATAGCTTTCTCATCCAAGGCAGCACACTGGATGATAATTTCAAGTCGTTCTTCTAGAGTCCAATCTTGTGGACGTTTCTCATTAGACATCATTTTTAACTCAGCTTCTGAAGCCATTTCAAATTCATGATTTTTGGCTTGTCGGATCCATTTGGTTAAGGTTGAAAAGCCAACACCTAATGAGTCAGCAACGTCTTTAATGTTACTGTCAGCAGATCGGTTAAGTGCTTTTTGAACAGCTTGTATCTTAAATGCTTCGGTGAATTTTACACTCATTTTTAATACCTCTAATGAAAATTAGAAGCGACAAGTAGTCTGACACAGGGGGAGATCTAATTTCTTCCCTTTGACAAAGTGGAATTTTTCGACCATCACGATGCTTTTTAGGCCTTTCCAGCGAGAGAAGTTACCCTCAAGCTTGTCGCTTCCAAAGACATAACACTGGCGTGACTCGATACGACCATGTCCTTTCTCAAAAGTGATGTCATCGGCTACACTTGAACGCTCAGCGGCAAACGCCTTTTCTACCGCTATACGCAGTTTTCCCTGATTACTTTTGACTGCAAGCAAGTAATCTGCGTCTTTATCGACAATGGCTTTGGCTATCTTGGTTTGACAAGCCATCGCGTCAATGGTCACCAATGCTCCCTTTATGTCGAGCATCTTTATCAGCTCAGGGATTGCGGTAATTTCATTGCTCTTTTGTTCCGTTTTTAACTGTCCCAACACTAATTTATTGGATGACGCATAGGCGCTGATCATATGGATGGTACTGGCTCTATCCTCACGGTTGTAGGAGCCACGAAGTGTTTTACCATCAATAGCGACCACTTGTCCTTCGGTCAGTGTATGGACTGAAGACATCCAATTAATGAAGCATTCTTGAAACTGCTTTGGTTCAATGGTAGATATGAACCGTGCGATAGTGTCATCAACAGGGATATCGTTCAAAAACATATTGTTGTGAGTAAACCAGTCATGATGACCAAGAATGTATTCACGAATATCAAACCAGCCCTTGGCTCCAGCAATCACCGCACATAATGAGCCAAACAAGACTTCAAAAAGGCAATAAGTCACCTTAGCACCTTGGCGCTGGTCAGTGATGCTCTGAAAATGTTCTTTAAAGTGGTCAATATGCATGATGGTCTCCCCAAAAAGGGAGTATATGATCACAGCTAAATGTGATCGTCAAATCGATCGTTAAATTGACTAAAAAACGTTCACGATCTTACCCTGTTGCCCCCGGTATACTCACATCAGAAAAATCAATGCAAGAAGACGGTGCCGTTATTACTATTGACTGCGATTCCAGTACTGATGTTGACGCGATGACCAGAGGAATTATCAGTACCTCGAAGTCCTTTGATGATCGTGCTTCTCTTGCCTCTTTCTGCATGACTGGTAAGCAGCTAAAACCATAGGTATCTACACAAAATGGTTGCGAATTAACCAATCGGCCAAGAGAAGGGAACTGATCTAAGGATCAACGATCAAGAGAGTTAACTTTCATTTCATTAGTATTGACGATGACTCTTTTTGAACAACATCAATTACCCTGTATCCTTGAATCAAGATTATCTAAGCGTTATCAGACCCTTATAATGGAACACATGACAGTTAATTCTAGCAATGCACCAGGTGTAAAATCTCTTCGCCACCACACACAATCATGGGCATCGACACAAGCAACATGGCGTTTTTATCATAATGAGGATGTGACTTTTCCTATGCTAAGTGGCCCGATGCTGGGTCTTGCTCGTTCTGGTGTGAAAGAAAGTCAAAGTCGATATGTATTAATGGCTCATGATTGGTGCCATATCAATTTCGCTAAACATCATAGTAAGTTAGATAAAACTAAGATGTCACACGCTCTCGATGTTGGCTACGAACTGCAAGCGTCTTTATTGGTAGACGCAAATACTGGCGCACCCATTGCTCCAGCAGGTAACTTCTCAATAAGCCGAGGCAGGGTGGGCTTTCTGGAGCACCAGAGAGCCTAAAGATGGGATTACATTACTTTGAGAAATTCGGTCGTTGAGATATTTCCAGAAGGAAACCCCTAATTTTCGGCACGTTTTTTTCAGGCTGGAAAAGGTATCTCGGCATTGTCGGCCAAGATCACTACGAGTACCTCCACTGACTTTGCGCCGCTTGACCTGCTCCCTTAGATCATTTTCGCTTCCATTTGTATGGATTGGAATTTCTGGTCGTTCCAATACCAGCAATAAGCTTGATTTTAATTTGTTTAACCGCTTTAGTTGCTGATTAAGGAGCTCATAGCGGGTTTTCTGAGTAAATAGCCGATCGAACTCCTTCGACAGAGCTGATTTCTTCGTGTCGCAAGGCTGTTTTTTGTATTCTTTCAGCTCCTTGTAGAACGACCAAATCTCATCACGTACTTGTGCGATGTCTTCTTGATGTCCCTCATTCAACGGAATAAGCTTGTGGACCAACCGCTCCGCATGTACCCAGCACAAACCATGTTGTAGAACCTTAAACTGTCCAGCACCATCACTGATCACAGCGAGTTTACCCAAAGCTTCATTCTCTGACGCGCAACCCAATAAGGCACCTTCAGTCGCTATTTGAATATGCCTTTTTACGACAATACCCAGCTGAACTAGATGAGCAGACCATTCCTCCTCACATCCAAAGTTGGTCACTGGTGTGTTTGCTAACAATGCTAACTGGGGAGCAGGGAGTTTATTTGTCGCCATATAGTTTAGTGCGCAGGTGTTCACCTGATAACCCTTGTTTCCAGCCCGAAGGAGTGACAGGAAGTTGATCCGATTTTTTCGGTCTGAACTTTGAAACCAAGCAAACCACTCATTGCCTATGTGGGTGACAAAACCGTTCTTGCCCTGATGCCTAGCTCCGGTGTCATCTGTTGTGATATAGCCAGTGCTTTGCAGGCCTGCAGCCAGAAGTTCGGCTTTTTCTTCATGCAAATCATCATGATTTTCGGTCAATAAGCGATTTAATTGGCCACTGGAAATATCGATACCCCATTCTCTAAGTTGTTCCAACAACAGAGGCTGAGTGACCTGACATTGATGATACTGATAGAGGATGTAGCTTCTTAGTCGAGTGCCAAAGTGTTGGCCTGCTAGTCCATTAGGCAAGGTAGCGGTAACCGTCGAACCATCAGGTAATAGATAGCAAGCTAAGCGATAACGTACATTGCACGACTGTATCTCTAGCTCTTGGACGACAAAATCTCGGTAGCCCTTGAATCGTGCCCCGATAGGTAAAGGTTGTTCTGGCTGGACAATGTTATCCTGATGAATGGTCAGCGTTTGATTTTTGCTACGCTTGGTAGAGCCGGACCGTTTGTTATCAGTCGAGCCTTGGTCTGACTTTTCATCGGTATTTGTGTCGAGTTTACTCGGCTTGAACTTGGGCCGTTTTTTCTGCCCTTTTAGTACGTTGATCTCGTCTTTAAGGAGGGTGATTTCTTCTTGTTGGCGCTCAACCGTATCGGAAAGCTGCTCAATGATCCCAATTAAGCCTTTTACCAAAGGGGTTTGCTCTGACTCTGGAATGTCTGGGAGATTAATTTTCATTGAGACAAAAGGCTCTACGTGGTTAGAGGCTACTATTTTGAAGGTTTGAAAGGATCAATCAAGCCGATCTTAGAGATCCTAACATTAATTTTAAAAACACTATCAGGATCACTCTTCGCTTATGCCCCGACTTATTGAGAAGTTACTCCAGCAGGTCTTAACTTACTGACAAGCAACGGTATTTATCAATGCCGAAGCCAAGAGTTACAACCCAAGCAAAGTCACCTATACCCGTGATCATTGAAAATGCTTGAATTTTTGGGGCAAAGGATCATGATAGCCCGATGATAAAGATCACTCTCACCGAAAAAGAAAAGAGCAGCTTAGAATCACGGCATAAAAAGTGCCGTGACAAGCGGGAGTGTGATCGTATCAAAGCCGTTTTACTATGTGACGAGGGCTGGTCATCGGCAATGATTGCTCAAGCATTGCGTAAGCATGAAGCAACGATGGTTCGCCAACTTAATGACTTCATCCAAAAGGAAAAACTAGCTCCTGAAAGCGGTGGCTCTGATGGATACTTAAATGCAGACGAAACACAGCAATTGACCCAGCATCTCTGTGATGTGACTTATCTGCATACCCACCAAATAACGGCTTACATTAAAGAGACCTTCTCAGTTGAATACAGTATCTCTGGCTTAAACAAGTGGTTACACCAGCATGGCTTTAGTTATAAAAAACCTAAAGGTGTCCCTCATAAATTTGATGCCGGAAAACAGGCTGAGTTCATCGAGGATTATGAGGAGCTCAAAGCATCACTAAATGACGATGAACCCCTGTTATTCATGGATGCAGTACATCCAACGCAAGCTACCAAGATAACGGCTGGGTGGATCAAAAAAGGCGTTGATAAGCCCATCGAAACAACGGGAAGCCGTACGCGACTGAATATAGTCGGTGCTATCCGCTTAGGGCACTTATCGGAAGCCATTGTCGACAAGTATAAGACAGTAAATGGTGAGTCGATTATTGCTTTTTTGAATCGAACGCGGGATTTCTATCGTGCAAGCGGTACTATTCATCTAGTGCTTGATGGAGCTGGTTACCATCGTTCGTTTCAGGTTGTTGAAGAAGCGAAAAAACTCAACATCGAATTGCACTATCTTCCTCCTTACAGTCCAAATCTTAACCCGATAGAGCGTCTCTGGAAGGTGATGAATAAGCATGCTCGAAATAGCCGATATTTTGCGACAGCAAAAGAATTTCGGGAGCGAATAGACCGATTTTTCACAGACACGCTCCCAGAAATTGCTGACTCGTTAAGCAGTACGATCAATGACAACTTTCAAAAGTTGGAATCAGCGAAATCCGCATTTTGAAGTAGAGTGGGTATAGATTCACTCTTTGACAGCATTCATTGGCAAGAACAATTACATTTAGACAAGCCCCTGGTGCATGTTGTTGATAGAGAAGCAGATTCAGCGAAAGACTTAAGACGTTTAGGCTCAGTTCACTGGCTAACTCGAACTAAAAAAGGCTCAACGTTCCGTCACGAAGGTCAGTTTAAAACGGCTGAAATCATCAGTCGAACAATCTCCCCAGACTTGAAAGGTGTTATTTCTCTTCGAGGTAAAGAGGGCTATTTGTTTGTTGGTGAAACGACTGTTGAGTTACACCGGAAATCAGAAAAGCTCGCGTCAGCGGCGCCCACCTGTCGCTTTGTTATGAGCCTGGTCACGGATGATGAAGGTAAAGAGCTAGCAAGATGGTATCTGCTGTCTAACGTGTTGGATGTTGATGCAACAGAGATTGCAACGTGGTATTGCCATCGCTGGAATATTGAATCTTGGTTTAAGTTATTGAAGTCAGATGGTCATCAGTTAGAAAAATGGCAGCAAACTACTGCGGAGTCAATATTAAAGCGTCTGATCACAGCCAGTGTTGCAACGACGTTGATATTTAAGCTTTATTCGGACAGCTCGGATGAAGCTAATGAATTTAAAGGTTTTTTGGTTAAGCTGAGTGGTCGTTTAACTAAGCGAACAAAGCCTGTCACTCAGCCATCACTGCTTGCGGGACTATGGGTTTTCCTACAAATGTGTGAAGTACTAGATACCTACACCATGGATGAGATAAACGCGATGAGGCAAATAGCCAGTTCGTTTTTTGCTCAATCTGTGTAGATACCCATGCTTATAAGTGTAGTCAACATTTTGATGGAACAGAGCCTCATATATATAGATGACATATTCTGGAATGGGTCTGTTATTAGCATATTACTAGCGTCAGTCTCACGAGACCTATCATCAATCGAGACACTCTCTTTAACCCCCTGTGTCAGACTACTTGTCGCTTCTAATTTTCATTAGAGGTATTAAAAATGAGTGTAAAATTCACCGAAGCATTTAAGATACAAGCTGTTCAAAAAGCACTTAACCGATCTGCTGACAGTAACATTAAAGACGTTGCTGACTCATTAGGTGTTGGCTTTTCAACCTTAACCAAATGGATCCGACAAGCCAAAAATCATGAATTTGAAATGGCTTCAGAAGCTGAGTTAAAAATGATGTCTAATGAGAAACGTCCACAAGATTGGACTCTAGAAGAACGACTTGAAATTATCATCCAGTGTGCTGCCTTGGATGAGAAAGCTATCAATGAATTGTGTCGTGAAAGCGGCATTTATCCTCATCATATTCAGCAATGGAAGACGGATTTTGTTAATGGCAAAAAATCATCTTCAGTAACACCAAGATCGGGTGAAGTGAAAGAGCTGAAAATAGAGAATAAAGCACTTAAAAAAGAGTTAAACCGCAAGGATAAAGCGCTGGCTGAAACGGCCGCATTGTTAGTTCTCCAAAAAAAAGTAAACGCCATCTGGGGAGCCGACGAGGACAGCTAATAACAAACAGCGAACGTGAAGAAATCCTTAGCTTGATCAACGAGGCTCAGGCAACAGGAGCTCGGCAGTCTCAAGCCTGTAAAATTATTGGCCTGAATTCAAAAACCATACAGCGCTGGAAATATAACGATAATACTCATGACAAACGGCTAAATGCTCAAAGGGCACCCAAAAACAAGCTAACAGACTTGGAGAGGCAACGTATTATTAATGTTGCCAATGAAGCTACATATGCAAATTTACCACCGAATCAGATAGTGCCGATACTGGCAGATAAAGGGATTTATCTGGGTTCTGAGTCAACATTTTATCGGATTTTAAAAGCACATAAGCTACTAAATCATAGACAACGGAGCAAACCGTGCCAGAAAGTAAAAAAACCAAAAGCATTGGTTGCAACGGGCCCAAACCAAGTCTACACATGGGATATTACCTATTTGCCGACAACAGTGAAGGGATTATTTTTCTACCTTTATATGGTTATGGACGTTTTCAGTAGAAAAGTTGTTGGCTGGCAGGTACATGATAATGAGTCGAGTGCCTTAGCAGCAGATTTGATGACTGACATTTGTAAACGTGAGGACATTAAACGAGGCCAGGTGGTACTACATTCGGATAACGGTAGTCCGATGAAGGGAGCGACAATGTTAGCCACACTGCAAGAGTTAGGTGTTATGCCATCGCTGAGCAGGCCGTCTGTAAGTAATGATAATCCGTATTCAGAGTCACTGTTTA
This window contains:
- a CDS encoding IS66 family transposase, with the protein product MKINLPDIPESEQTPLVKGLIGIIEQLSDTVERQQEEITLLKDEINVLKGQKKRPKFKPSKLDTNTDEKSDQGSTDNKRSGSTKRSKNQTLTIHQDNIVQPEQPLPIGARFKGYRDFVVQELEIQSCNVRYRLACYLLPDGSTVTATLPNGLAGQHFGTRLRSYILYQYHQCQVTQPLLLEQLREWGIDISSGQLNRLLTENHDDLHEEKAELLAAGLQSTGYITTDDTGARHQGKNGFVTHIGNEWFAWFQSSDRKNRINFLSLLRAGNKGYQVNTCALNYMATNKLPAPQLALLANTPVTNFGCEEEWSAHLVQLGIVVKRHIQIATEGALLGCASENEALGKLAVISDGAGQFKVLQHGLCWVHAERLVHKLIPLNEGHQEDIAQVRDEIWSFYKELKEYKKQPCDTKKSALSKEFDRLFTQKTRYELLNQQLKRLNKLKSSLLLVLERPEIPIHTNGSENDLREQVKRRKVSGGTRSDLGRQCRDTFSSLKKTCRKLGVSFWKYLNDRISQSNVIPSLGSLVLQKAHPASAY
- a CDS encoding IS630 family transposase, coding for MKITLTEKEKSSLESRHKKCRDKRECDRIKAVLLCDEGWSSAMIAQALRKHEATMVRQLNDFIQKEKLAPESGGSDGYLNADETQQLTQHLCDVTYLHTHQITAYIKETFSVEYSISGLNKWLHQHGFSYKKPKGVPHKFDAGKQAEFIEDYEELKASLNDDEPLLFMDAVHPTQATKITAGWIKKGVDKPIETTGSRTRLNIVGAIRLGHLSEAIVDKYKTVNGESIIAFLNRTRDFYRASGTIHLVLDGAGYHRSFQVVEEAKKLNIELHYLPPYSPNLNPIERLWKVMNKHARNSRYFATAKEFRERIDRFFTDTLPEIADSLSSTINDNFQKLESAKSAF
- a CDS encoding IS3-like element ISPpr7 family transposase (programmed frameshift); amino-acid sequence: MSVKFTEAFKIQAVQKALNRSADSNIKDVADSLGVGFSTLTKWIRQAKNHEFEMASEAELKMMSNEKRPQDWTLEERLEIIIQCAALDEKAINELCRESGIYPHHIQQWKTDFVNGKKSSSVTPRSGEVKELKIENKALKKELNRKDKALAETAALLVLQKKGKRHLGSRRGQLITNSEREEILSLINEAQATGARQSQACKIIGLNSKTIQRWKYNDNTHDKRLNAQRAPKNKLTDLERQRIINVANEATYANLPPNQIVPILADKGIYLGSESTFYRILKAHKLLNHRQRSKPCQKVKKPKALVATGPNQVYTWDITYLPTTVKGLFFYLYMVMDVFSRKVVGWQVHDNESSALAADLMTDICKREDIKRGQVVLHSDNGSPMKGATMLATLQELGVMPSLSRPSVSNDNPYSESLFRTLKYRPEYPEKAFENIASSRRWVSDFVCWYNNEHRHSGIKFVTPAQRHTGRDIEILAQRTRLYHAAKARHPERWRGNIKNLEPVGSVYLNPEKGKANSKEVEAA